One window of Mediterraneibacter gnavus ATCC 29149 genomic DNA carries:
- the trhA gene encoding PAQR family membrane homeostasis protein TrhA encodes MNKTQHLKDPGSAITHFIGMLMAICGAIPLLIKAAHEPGRVSLISLAVYAISLILLYAASTTYHTFDISAKVNTILKKIDHMMIFILIAGSYTPICLITLKGRTGLILLSIVWGIAIVGILIKAFWVYCPKWVSSILYIGMGWTCVLAFTQIFHSLSPAAFGWLLAGGIIYTIGGIIYALKLPIFNSKHKNFGSHEIFHLFVMAGSACHFIVMYCYLI; translated from the coding sequence ATGAACAAAACACAACATTTAAAAGACCCCGGCAGCGCGATCACACATTTTATTGGTATGCTTATGGCAATCTGCGGCGCGATTCCTCTGTTGATAAAGGCAGCCCATGAACCGGGCAGGGTATCTCTCATTTCCCTTGCCGTATATGCGATCAGCCTGATCCTGCTGTATGCTGCCAGCACGACCTACCATACATTTGATATTTCTGCAAAAGTAAATACGATATTGAAAAAGATCGATCACATGATGATCTTTATCCTTATCGCCGGAAGCTATACTCCAATCTGTCTGATCACTTTGAAAGGACGTACCGGACTGATTCTGCTTTCCATTGTTTGGGGGATCGCTATTGTAGGAATTCTGATCAAGGCCTTCTGGGTCTATTGCCCGAAATGGGTATCTTCCATTCTCTACATCGGGATGGGATGGACCTGCGTACTGGCTTTCACACAAATTTTCCACTCATTATCGCCGGCGGCATTTGGCTGGCTTTTAGCAGGGGGAATCATCTACACGATCGGCGGTATTATCTACGCATTAAAGCTTCCGATCTTCAATAGTAAACATAAGAATTTCGGAAGCCACGAGATTTTTCATCTTTTTGTTATGGCCGGAAGTGCCTGCCACTTTATTGTCATGTATTGCTACCTGATCTAA
- a CDS encoding M18 family aminopeptidase, with protein sequence MSNKITTDLLEFIENSPSCFHAVQTTKEILTKHGFTELSEDQTWNLTPGNDYFVTRNGSSIIAFSIPESVVLQNGFRIIASHSDSPSFKIKENPEMAVEDHYIKLNVERYGGMLCAPWFDRPLSVAGRVIVKENGTYCAKLINADRDLLLIPNLAIHMNRDANSGYAYNAQKDLLPLYGDISAKDTFLDTISKYAGVEKEEILSHDLFLYNRQKGTLWGANEEFLSATRLDDLQCACASLYGLLGADRKQAVSVHCVLDNEEVGSTTKQGAASTFLRDTLFRICTVFGMDTQDYFIALSKSFMISADNAHAVHPNHTDKADPVNRPYLNEGIVIKYNANQKYCTDGISAAMFKDICKQVDVPYQTFTNRSDMAGGSTLGNISNTQVALNTVDIGLPQLAMHSPYETAGVKDTEYLLKAAKAFFA encoded by the coding sequence ATGTCAAATAAAATTACAACAGATTTACTGGAATTTATAGAGAACAGTCCCAGCTGCTTTCATGCAGTGCAGACTACGAAAGAGATTCTGACAAAACATGGATTTACAGAGCTGTCAGAAGATCAGACATGGAATTTAACACCTGGTAATGATTATTTTGTTACAAGAAACGGATCTTCTATCATTGCGTTCTCCATTCCGGAATCTGTAGTTCTTCAAAATGGATTCCGTATCATTGCAAGCCACAGTGATTCGCCTTCCTTTAAGATCAAAGAAAATCCGGAGATGGCCGTAGAGGATCATTACATCAAATTAAACGTAGAACGCTATGGCGGTATGCTCTGTGCCCCATGGTTTGATCGTCCGCTTTCTGTTGCCGGACGGGTGATCGTAAAAGAAAACGGTACCTACTGTGCGAAACTGATCAACGCAGACCGGGATCTCCTTCTGATCCCGAATCTTGCCATTCATATGAACCGGGATGCCAACAGCGGATACGCTTATAATGCACAGAAAGACTTGCTTCCATTATACGGGGATATTTCTGCAAAAGATACGTTCTTAGATACGATTTCAAAGTATGCCGGTGTCGAAAAAGAGGAAATTTTGAGTCACGACCTCTTCCTCTACAATCGTCAGAAGGGAACTCTCTGGGGAGCAAACGAGGAATTTCTCTCTGCTACACGTCTGGATGATCTCCAGTGTGCCTGTGCTTCTCTTTACGGACTGCTTGGCGCAGACCGCAAACAGGCGGTTTCCGTTCACTGCGTTCTGGATAACGAAGAAGTCGGAAGTACAACAAAACAGGGTGCTGCATCTACGTTCCTTAGAGATACGCTGTTCCGTATCTGTACGGTATTCGGCATGGATACACAGGATTACTTTATCGCACTGTCCAAGAGTTTTATGATCTCTGCGGACAATGCCCATGCAGTTCATCCAAACCATACAGATAAAGCGGATCCTGTCAACCGCCCGTATTTAAATGAAGGAATCGTCATCAAATATAACGCCAACCAGAAATACTGCACAGACGGCATTTCTGCCGCTATGTTCAAGGATATCTGCAAGCAGGTAGACGTTCCGTATCAGACATTTACCAACCGTTCCGACATGGCAGGCGGCTCCACACTGGGCAATATTTCCAACACGCAGGTCGCACTTAATACCGTAGATATCGGACTTCCTCAACTGGCAATGCATTCTCCATATGAAACTGCCGGAGTCAAGGATACCGAATATCTGCTCAAAGCTGCAAAAGCATTTTTTGCATAG
- a CDS encoding IS30 family transposase codes for METRKKGSHLNIEERRQIAILDKEGWSPYKIGKKLKRASNTIRNELKRGTVKQVVGYKEAEIYFPDTGDIVYKKHRKGCGRKKKLNSCAAFLHYVEEKVKKGKRSFAAARAEALETGVFKREEVVSVDTLYSYAENGEIAVKNIDLPEKVKRKQKRKSYCRKHKRLTGESIEKRPETINEKTEFGHWEIDCVIGKKTDDKVLLTLTERMTRKEIIRKMPKKNVKSVHKVLNQLKREIPHFNWVFKSITTDNGSEFAKLHRWGKRAGVSIFYAHPYSSWERGLNENTNRIIRRFIQKGVEMKGQSKKRVQWIEDWINTMYRKSLGWKTADQRYEEEVERILKSRKIECV; via the coding sequence ATGGAAACAAGAAAAAAAGGATCACATTTAAATATCGAGGAAAGAAGACAAATCGCAATTCTGGACAAGGAAGGCTGGTCTCCTTATAAGATTGGAAAGAAACTAAAGAGGGCAAGCAATACGATCAGAAACGAATTAAAAAGGGGAACGGTAAAACAGGTGGTAGGATATAAAGAGGCGGAAATCTATTTCCCGGATACCGGGGATATCGTATATAAAAAACACAGAAAGGGATGTGGACGCAAGAAAAAACTCAATTCTTGCGCAGCATTTTTACACTATGTAGAGGAAAAAGTGAAAAAAGGGAAACGCTCTTTTGCTGCAGCCAGAGCAGAGGCATTGGAAACAGGTGTCTTTAAACGGGAAGAAGTGGTAAGTGTTGATACTTTGTACAGTTATGCAGAGAATGGAGAAATTGCAGTAAAAAATATCGATCTGCCGGAAAAAGTAAAACGCAAACAAAAGAGAAAATCTTACTGTAGAAAACATAAGCGTCTAACGGGGGAAAGCATAGAAAAGCGTCCTGAGACCATCAATGAAAAAACGGAGTTTGGACATTGGGAAATTGATTGTGTCATTGGAAAAAAGACGGATGATAAAGTGTTGCTCACTCTGACAGAACGGATGACTCGGAAGGAGATCATTCGTAAAATGCCAAAGAAAAATGTAAAGAGTGTACATAAAGTGTTAAATCAACTAAAAAGAGAAATCCCCCATTTTAATTGGGTCTTCAAAAGTATTACAACAGATAATGGATCTGAATTTGCAAAACTGCATCGATGGGGCAAGCGTGCCGGAGTATCTATCTTCTATGCGCATCCATATAGTTCCTGGGAACGAGGTCTGAATGAAAATACGAACAGAATCATTCGGAGATTTATTCAGAAAGGTGTGGAAATGAAGGGGCAGAGTAAAAAGAGAGTTCAGTGGATTGAGGACTGGATCAATACCATGTACAGAAAATCACTGGGGTGGAAAACAGCAGATCAACGGTATGAGGAAGAAGTAGAAAGGATATTGAAAAGCAGAAAGATAGAGTGTGTGTAA
- a CDS encoding MFS transporter yields the protein MKFKLKPIEKKWILYDIGNSAFALLISTIIPIYFNYLAGDAGISEVNYLAYWGYATSAATVIVAVLGPLLGTVSDVAGRKKKIFMIALLAGAFGCVFLGFMQSWIWFLLLFVFAKSAYSISLVIYDSMLTDITSEERMDEVSAQGYAWGYIGSCVPFICSLLLVLFYDKVGISMQTAMGISFFLVAVWWIALTVPLLKSYRQTHSRKPTVHAGQSGVQRLGQIVSELRKDKKVLFFLAAFFFYIDGVYTIIDMATAYGTALGLDTTGLLLALLLTQIVAFPAALLFGKISRKVSASRLILVCISAYFLIALYGIGLHRQYQFWILAVCVGCFQGAVQSMSRSYYAKIIPAEKSGEYFGIYDICGKGASFMGTILVSAVSQITGSVNLGVGALSVMFLAGFFLFLKADKTEKSEEEQENPGVLFQQPGLGQ from the coding sequence ATGAAGTTTAAACTAAAGCCAATAGAGAAAAAATGGATTCTTTATGATATCGGGAATTCAGCATTTGCGCTTCTGATCTCTACGATCATACCGATTTATTTTAATTATCTGGCGGGTGATGCCGGAATTTCAGAAGTGAATTATCTGGCGTACTGGGGATATGCAACCTCAGCGGCAACCGTAATCGTAGCTGTGTTGGGGCCGCTCCTTGGAACGGTCTCTGATGTAGCGGGAAGAAAAAAGAAAATCTTCATGATCGCACTGTTAGCGGGAGCATTTGGCTGTGTATTTCTTGGATTTATGCAGTCCTGGATTTGGTTTTTGTTGTTGTTTGTATTTGCAAAATCAGCGTATTCTATAAGTCTTGTGATCTACGATTCGATGCTTACCGATATTACATCGGAAGAACGGATGGATGAAGTCTCTGCGCAGGGATATGCCTGGGGGTATATCGGAAGCTGTGTTCCGTTTATTTGCAGTCTGTTGCTGGTATTGTTTTATGATAAAGTGGGAATTTCGATGCAGACAGCGATGGGGATTTCGTTTTTTCTGGTAGCGGTCTGGTGGATTGCACTGACGGTTCCGCTTCTGAAATCATACCGTCAGACACACAGTCGGAAACCGACAGTACACGCAGGACAGTCCGGTGTGCAAAGATTGGGACAGATCGTTTCTGAATTAAGAAAAGACAAAAAAGTGCTGTTTTTTCTGGCAGCATTTTTCTTCTATATTGATGGGGTATATACGATCATTGACATGGCAACTGCATATGGTACTGCTTTGGGGCTGGATACCACAGGTCTTTTGCTTGCACTCCTTTTGACACAAATTGTTGCATTTCCGGCGGCTCTGTTGTTTGGAAAGATTTCCAGAAAAGTAAGTGCATCGAGACTGATTCTGGTATGTATTTCTGCGTATTTTCTGATCGCTCTGTATGGGATCGGACTTCACAGGCAGTATCAGTTCTGGATCCTGGCAGTCTGTGTGGGATGTTTTCAGGGAGCAGTTCAGTCCATGTCCCGTTCCTACTATGCGAAGATCATTCCGGCAGAAAAATCCGGAGAATACTTCGGAATTTATGATATTTGCGGAAAAGGAGCTTCTTTTATGGGAACCATTCTGGTGTCTGCAGTGAGCCAGATTACAGGCAGTGTAAATCTGGGAGTAGGAGCGCTTTCTGTGATGTTTCTGGCAGGCTTTTTCTTGTTTTTGAAAGCGGACAAAACAGAAAAAAGCGAGGAAGAACAAGAAAATCCAGGCGTACTTTTTCAGCAGCCTGGATTGGGTCAGTGA
- a CDS encoding sensor histidine kinase → MKRFSLKLKLTAMYSFFMVLVTCLCLAVLFSLSGNEILTSAQMHLRERVQESADEIELEDGEFEIDSDFYSLDNNVYLALYDTGGNFLYGKVPPGLEQAPQFEDGKIQTVKSGTEQWYVYDVQYEMENGQEFYIRGVVSVTETQKEFLIAVRFAVILLPLTVILTALIGYRLIRRTLLPVRQMTETVQEIQKDGDLSRRIGVSQDTGKDEFYQLAGTFDGMLESLEQAFLRERQFTSDVSHELRTPVSVILAQCEASLNRTDLSEEQRKEILLIRKKAGEMSQMISQLLLLSRADQGRQQLNKEEINISELTEIIVEEQKMLAQRRKIEVHTEIEPDITGYLDESFYIRMLDNLISNAVSYGKEGGNIKVTLHQIPSGVQGTVEDDGIGISRDDQVHIWERFYRVDASRTGKEEGSHSGLGLSMVKWIAQAHGGNVRVESELGKGSCFTFELKF, encoded by the coding sequence ATGAAACGATTTTCTTTGAAATTAAAATTGACAGCGATGTATTCCTTTTTTATGGTACTGGTGACCTGTCTCTGCCTTGCAGTCCTTTTTTCTCTGAGCGGAAATGAAATCCTGACGTCTGCACAGATGCACTTAAGAGAACGTGTGCAGGAAAGTGCAGATGAAATCGAGCTGGAAGACGGGGAATTCGAAATTGATTCGGATTTTTATTCACTGGATAACAATGTATATCTGGCGCTTTATGATACAGGTGGAAACTTCTTATATGGAAAGGTTCCGCCGGGACTGGAACAGGCTCCGCAATTCGAGGATGGAAAGATTCAGACGGTGAAAAGTGGAACAGAGCAGTGGTATGTGTATGATGTGCAGTATGAAATGGAAAATGGTCAGGAATTCTATATCCGGGGTGTAGTTTCTGTTACAGAGACACAGAAGGAGTTTTTGATCGCAGTCCGATTTGCGGTGATTTTACTGCCTTTGACTGTGATTTTAACGGCGCTGATCGGGTATCGTTTGATCAGGCGAACGCTTCTTCCGGTACGGCAGATGACAGAGACCGTACAGGAGATTCAAAAAGACGGAGATTTAAGCCGCAGGATCGGAGTCAGTCAGGATACCGGGAAAGACGAATTTTATCAGCTGGCAGGAACATTTGACGGTATGCTGGAAAGTCTGGAACAGGCGTTTCTCAGGGAACGGCAGTTTACATCGGACGTTTCCCATGAGCTGCGAACACCGGTCAGTGTGATTCTGGCACAGTGCGAGGCATCTCTGAATCGCACAGATTTGTCAGAAGAGCAGAGGAAAGAAATTCTTCTGATCCGGAAAAAAGCAGGAGAAATGTCTCAGATGATCTCTCAGCTTCTGTTATTGTCACGGGCAGATCAGGGGCGGCAGCAGTTAAATAAAGAAGAGATCAATATTAGTGAATTGACAGAAATAATTGTGGAAGAACAAAAGATGCTGGCGCAGAGGCGTAAAATTGAGGTTCATACAGAGATAGAACCAGACATCACAGGCTATCTGGATGAATCCTTTTATATCCGTATGTTGGATAATCTGATTTCGAATGCAGTTTCTTACGGAAAAGAAGGTGGGAATATTAAAGTGACACTTCATCAGATTCCGTCAGGGGTACAGGGAACGGTAGAAGATGACGGAATCGGAATCAGCAGAGATGATCAGGTGCATATATGGGAGCGGTTTTACCGGGTGGATGCCTCACGGACTGGAAAGGAAGAAGGTTCGCACTCCGGCCTTGGACTTTCCATGGTAAAATGGATCGCACAGGCACATGGAGGGAATGTCCGGGTGGAGAGTGAGCTCGGAAAAGGCAGCTGCTTTACATTTGAGTTAAAATTCTAA
- a CDS encoding NUDIX hydrolase, giving the protein MTGLSTLCYIEKDGKYLMLHRTVKKNDVNKDKWIGVGGHFEADESPEECLLREVKEETGYTLTSWKYRAIVTFVSGDGVTEYMSLFTADGFTGEQIACDEGELKWVDKKEIDRLNLWEGDKIFFRLLEESEEFFSLKLIYDGNGKLLKAMLNGKPMN; this is encoded by the coding sequence ATGACAGGATTAAGTACATTATGTTATATCGAAAAAGACGGAAAATATCTGATGCTGCATCGCACAGTAAAAAAGAATGATGTCAATAAAGATAAATGGATCGGTGTGGGTGGACATTTTGAGGCAGACGAAAGTCCGGAGGAATGTCTGCTGCGGGAAGTGAAAGAGGAGACAGGATACACTCTGACTTCCTGGAAATATCGTGCGATCGTGACATTTGTGTCAGGTGACGGTGTGACAGAGTATATGTCCTTATTTACAGCAGATGGATTTACAGGAGAACAGATTGCCTGTGACGAGGGAGAACTTAAGTGGGTAGATAAAAAAGAAATTGACCGACTCAATCTCTGGGAAGGGGATAAAATATTCTTCCGACTCCTGGAGGAATCGGAAGAATTCTTTTCTCTGAAACTGATCTATGATGGAAACGGAAAGCTATTGAAAGCGATGCTGAATGGAAAACCGATGAATTAG
- a CDS encoding VirD4-like conjugal transfer protein, CD1115 family: MVEKRKLPWGMLAALLVGLLVISYFLSGLTTLDGVTLANWQDKLLYVILHPLQNWWNDLTFTFMGIALIVWIGIVTYLMDYYRNRQVGVEYGSEQWADIKQIQRTLMNKEETKNTLLSQNVAVDNGKLSNMNMLVIGNSGSYKSTTLVIPNALLASMTNVFLDIKGELLRKTGKYLQNQGVTIKVFNLINPEESDRWNPFVYIRDEVGLVKLITNLQEAVKPPDAMKGDPFWDQAVSLYLMSLFSYEWLRQEREKKEHPEQYQAATLPRVLALANLEMQPGTEEGSTRLKERMDRLAKDYGADYPPVRDYRKLKGNMEAQETVSCVILMVNAMLRLCEIPAIKRILESDDMDIKSLGTGADGIPGKKTALFLVMPDNDPSFNFLISMFYTTMFDVLIHAADHEYRGALPIHVRLWADEFYAGPKPTRTEVLMGTIRGRNMSIVPILQSIAQAKALFPQDKWEIFIENCAVLIYMGSGPAAKSTHKFISELIGEMTIDVRNDGRTYGAHGNVNIQNQKLGRSLMTPAAVKRMSRENCILFIEGQYPVFDQKVIPFQIPRWKEMEKLAGEDGYHHSVKVIFDEEKRTYFTIETKKQIQFLSKEQSEAYKEMAKKDDTIYYREIEKEAFLYLNFRKYPKPTEEEITKAFQVERQARIDLLKQQELPEDVKLYQEMEGQESPKEERDSNKQERDLSGSILDCMERYHTILSKEQKEIMIESLEKGLTEEQVKHLMFYPAEKMYQYQRAFLLQNSSQ, encoded by the coding sequence ATGGTAGAAAAGCGGAAATTACCGTGGGGGATGCTGGCAGCTCTTCTGGTAGGATTGCTTGTTATCTCTTACTTTCTAAGTGGTTTGACAACATTAGATGGAGTGACATTGGCAAACTGGCAGGACAAACTGCTGTATGTGATTCTCCATCCCCTTCAAAACTGGTGGAATGATCTGACATTTACATTTATGGGGATCGCTCTGATTGTGTGGATCGGCATTGTAACATACCTTATGGACTATTATCGCAACCGACAGGTCGGTGTGGAGTATGGATCGGAGCAGTGGGCGGATATCAAACAGATCCAGAGAACGTTAATGAATAAAGAGGAAACAAAAAATACGTTGCTCAGTCAAAATGTAGCAGTGGATAATGGAAAGTTATCAAACATGAATATGCTAGTCATCGGGAACTCCGGAAGTTATAAATCGACGACGTTAGTTATTCCAAATGCACTGCTGGCATCGATGACCAATGTATTTTTGGACATCAAAGGAGAGCTGCTCCGAAAAACAGGGAAGTATTTACAGAATCAGGGGGTTACGATTAAAGTTTTTAATTTGATCAATCCGGAAGAATCGGATCGATGGAATCCCTTTGTTTATATCCGAGATGAAGTGGGGTTGGTAAAATTGATCACCAATCTGCAGGAGGCGGTAAAACCGCCGGATGCGATGAAGGGAGATCCTTTCTGGGATCAGGCAGTGAGCTTGTATCTGATGTCTCTTTTCTCCTATGAATGGCTGCGGCAAGAACGGGAGAAAAAAGAGCATCCGGAACAGTATCAAGCAGCTACATTACCAAGAGTTCTGGCGTTGGCAAATTTAGAGATGCAGCCAGGAACGGAAGAAGGCAGCACAAGATTAAAGGAGAGGATGGATCGGCTTGCAAAAGACTATGGTGCAGACTATCCTCCAGTGCGTGATTACCGGAAACTAAAAGGCAATATGGAAGCCCAGGAAACCGTCAGCTGCGTTATTTTGATGGTAAACGCAATGTTGCGCCTTTGCGAGATTCCTGCAATCAAGAGAATTCTAGAGTCGGATGATATGGATATCAAGAGTCTGGGAACAGGTGCGGATGGAATCCCAGGGAAAAAGACAGCCCTCTTTTTGGTCATGCCAGATAATGATCCGTCTTTTAATTTTTTGATTTCGATGTTTTATACGACCATGTTTGATGTACTGATCCATGCTGCAGATCATGAGTATAGAGGAGCACTTCCGATTCATGTCAGACTGTGGGCAGATGAATTCTATGCGGGTCCGAAACCAACCAGGACAGAAGTGCTGATGGGAACAATCCGGGGAAGAAATATGTCCATTGTCCCAATCCTGCAGTCGATCGCACAGGCAAAAGCATTATTTCCACAGGATAAATGGGAAATTTTTATAGAAAACTGTGCCGTGCTTATTTATATGGGGTCGGGGCCAGCTGCAAAGAGTACCCATAAATTTATTTCAGAACTGATTGGGGAAATGACCATTGATGTACGCAATGATGGCCGTACCTATGGAGCCCATGGAAATGTCAATATACAGAATCAGAAATTGGGAAGAAGCCTGATGACACCGGCGGCTGTCAAAAGAATGAGTCGGGAGAATTGTATTCTTTTCATTGAGGGACAATATCCGGTTTTTGATCAAAAGGTAATTCCATTCCAGATACCACGATGGAAAGAAATGGAGAAATTAGCTGGGGAAGACGGATATCATCATTCGGTAAAAGTGATATTTGACGAAGAAAAACGAACCTATTTTACGATTGAAACGAAAAAGCAGATCCAATTTTTGAGTAAAGAACAAAGCGAAGCATACAAAGAGATGGCGAAAAAGGATGATACAATCTATTATCGAGAAATTGAAAAAGAGGCCTTTCTCTATCTGAATTTCCGAAAGTATCCGAAGCCCACAGAGGAAGAGATAACAAAGGCATTTCAAGTGGAACGTCAGGCGAGGATTGATTTGTTAAAACAGCAGGAACTTCCAGAGGACGTGAAGCTATATCAGGAAATGGAAGGACAGGAATCGCCAAAGGAAGAAAGGGACTCAAACAAACAGGAGAGAGATCTGTCAGGAAGCATTCTGGATTGTATGGAACGTTATCATACCATATTAAGCAAGGAACAGAAAGAAATTATGATAGAGAGCCTGGAAAAAGGACTAACGGAAGAGCAGGTGAAACACTTGATGTTTTATCCAGCAGAAAAGATGTATCAATATCAAAGAGCGTTTTTGTTACAGAATAGCAGTCAATAG
- a CDS encoding PepSY domain-containing protein has product MMKKRYFAAVAVCVMAMSMFTGCAGNDGKDIGKDAAKTAAFSDAGVTEDEITRLKVSKDHDDGRSIYEVDFTVASTGEEYDYEISAEDGSILQVDKEMDKGSVSTTQNQDQNASENSTQQGSSNTANQTEVAISEEEATNLALERVPGASAQDLRIQLEFDDGVQKYEGDIIYDGKEYDFEIDANTGTFLEWSEERVG; this is encoded by the coding sequence ATGATGAAGAAAAGATATTTTGCAGCGGTAGCAGTATGTGTGATGGCAATGAGCATGTTTACAGGATGTGCAGGAAATGATGGAAAGGATATCGGAAAAGATGCAGCGAAAACAGCAGCATTTTCAGATGCAGGTGTAACAGAAGACGAAATCACAAGGCTGAAAGTAAGCAAGGATCACGATGACGGAAGAAGTATTTATGAGGTTGATTTTACAGTTGCATCCACAGGGGAAGAATATGATTATGAGATTTCAGCAGAAGATGGAAGCATACTTCAGGTTGACAAAGAGATGGACAAGGGAAGTGTGAGTACGACGCAGAATCAGGATCAGAACGCTTCTGAAAATTCCACACAGCAGGGAAGCAGTAACACAGCAAATCAGACAGAGGTAGCAATTTCAGAGGAAGAAGCAACAAACCTTGCGTTGGAAAGAGTGCCGGGGGCATCTGCACAGGATTTGAGAATTCAGCTGGAGTTTGACGATGGAGTCCAGAAATACGAAGGCGACATTATTTATGACGGAAAAGAATATGATTTTGAAATTGACGCCAACACAGGAACATTTCTGGAATGGAGTGAAGAACGGGTTGGATAA
- a CDS encoding response regulator transcription factor — MRILVAEDEKDLNRLLSTRLKAEHYSVDSCFDGQEALDYLEGAPYDAVVLDIMMPVLDGLSVLKTMRQKGSQTPVLLLTAKDSVEDRVRGLDAGANDYLVKPFAFEELLARIRVLLRKPKEAPQTVCKLDDLEVHLDTHQVLRAGHEIKLSGKEFALLRYLIQNTGIVLSRDRLEQHLWNYDYAGGSNVIDVYIRYLRKKIDEGSQTKLIHTVRGAGYVMRAEP; from the coding sequence ATGCGGATTTTAGTAGCAGAAGATGAAAAAGACCTGAACCGTCTGCTGAGCACCAGATTGAAAGCAGAGCATTACAGTGTGGACTCCTGTTTTGACGGACAGGAGGCGTTAGATTATCTGGAAGGGGCGCCATATGATGCGGTGGTCCTTGATATTATGATGCCGGTTCTGGACGGTCTGAGTGTCTTAAAGACGATGAGACAAAAGGGGAGTCAGACTCCGGTCTTGCTTTTGACGGCGAAGGACAGTGTGGAGGATCGTGTCCGCGGGCTGGATGCGGGAGCGAATGATTATCTGGTGAAACCGTTCGCGTTTGAAGAACTTTTAGCGCGCATCCGGGTACTTCTGCGCAAACCAAAGGAGGCGCCGCAGACAGTCTGCAAACTGGATGATCTGGAAGTACATCTGGATACCCATCAGGTGCTGCGTGCAGGGCATGAGATCAAGCTTTCCGGAAAGGAGTTTGCGCTGCTGCGCTATCTAATCCAGAATACGGGAATTGTGCTCTCCAGAGACCGTCTGGAGCAGCATTTGTGGAATTATGATTATGCAGGCGGCTCGAATGTAATTGATGTATATATCCGTTATCTGCGTAAGAAGATTGACGAAGGGTCACAGACGAAGCTGATCCATACTGTGCGGGGTGCCGGATATGTTATGAGGGCGGAACCATGA